In Canis lupus familiaris isolate Mischka breed German Shepherd chromosome 9, alternate assembly UU_Cfam_GSD_1.0, whole genome shotgun sequence, a single window of DNA contains:
- the OR1A1 gene encoding olfactory receptor family 1 subfamily A member 3 (The RefSeq protein has 1 frameshift compared to this genomic sequence): protein MREDNQSSTLEFILLGVTGQQDQEDFFFTLFLFIYPITLIGNLLIILAIRSDVRLHNPMYFFLANLSFVDILFSSVTIPKMLANHLLHSKAISFGGCLTQLYFMIALGNTDSYILAAMAYDRAVAISRPLHYTTIMSPWTCVLLVVGSWVVGNANALPHTLLTARLSFCGNKEVANFYCDITPLLKLSCSDILFNVRMMYLGVGVFSVPLLCIIISYVQVFSTVLRVPSTKGVLKAFSTCGSHLTVVFLYYGTVMGMYFRPLSSYSLKDAIITVMYMAVTPMLNPFIYSLRNRDMKAALGILLCKRISL, encoded by the exons ATGAGGGAAGACAACCAATCCTCTACCCTGGAATTCATCCTCCTGGGAGTTACTGGTCAGCAGGACCAGGAAGACTTTTTCTTTACCCTCTTCCTGTTCATTTACCCCATCACGTTGATTGGAAACTTGCTCATCATCTTGGCCATTCGCTCTGATGTTCGCCTTCACAATCCCATGTACTTTTTCCTTGCCAACCTCTCCTTTGTTGACATCCTCTTCTCTTCTGTAACCATCCCTAAAATGCTGGCAAATCATCTCTTGCACAGCAAAGCCATCTCCTTTGGTGGATGCCTAACACAGTTGTATTTTATGATTGCCTTGGGCAACACAGATAGCTATATCTTGGCTGCAATGGCATATGATCGTGC GGTGGCCATCAGTCGCCCACTTCATTACACAACCATCATGAGCCCATGGACTTGTGTCCTCCTAGTTGTTGGGTCTTGGGTGGTTGGTAATGCCAATGCCCTCCCCCACACTCTGCTCACAGCCAGGCTGTCCTTCTGTGGCAACAAGGAAGTAGCCAACTTCTACTGTGATATTACCCCTTTGCTTAAGCTGTCCTGTTCTGACATCCTCTTTAATGTGAGGATGATGTACCTAGGGGTTGGTGTCTTCTCTGTGCCATTACTATGCATCATTATCTCCTATGTCCAGGTCTTTTCCACAGTCTTACGGGTCCCATCTACCAAAGGTGTGCTCAAGGCCTTCTCTACCTGTGGTTCCCACCTCACAGTTGTTTTTCTGTATTATGGGACAGTCATGGGCATGTATTTCCGCCCTCTGTCTAGTTACAGCCTAAAGGATGCAATCATAACTGTTATGTACATGGCAGTGACCCCAATGTTAAATCCTTTCATTTATAGTTTGAGAAACCGAGACATGAAGGCTGCCCTGGGGATACTATTATGCAAGAGAATCTCCTTATAA